The proteins below come from a single Argentina anserina chromosome 1, drPotAnse1.1, whole genome shotgun sequence genomic window:
- the LOC126794123 gene encoding U-box domain-containing protein 25-like — MMSIPELFMCPISLELFKDPVTLCTGLTYDRSSIQKWLAAGNLTCPVTMQKLDDPITMVPNHTLRHLITQWLQMGTQTQNSNLSDNHCHLDTTAIDSLASLKHILESNEFAFEMKVKALEKISFSTSTNYLMLQLGYLPLLLELVFGLVAEARVLLISEEYYYIKFVELALSCVLILLPLGAELESLNMLKQESRLSSFEVLLACGSAFIRINLCRLIEAVSTSENSRSTKGLCRVLGKNRGILNQLVQLILHPNNSNEEAADAAIRAVSALSSFEGNIESLVRNGMVNGLVTYITRTEKPERNSAPLATAIIERLLGVESAREELLSSTNNNGTSSNGIHALVKMVFRVSWSEVDDYHEPHRGSESAVASLLIVCNDSLSAREEAITAGVLTQLLLLMQSQCSSSTKAKARMLLKLLRTKWSQDSKQLISMV; from the coding sequence ATGATGAGTATACCTGAGCTGTTTATGTGCCCAATTAGTCTGGAGTTGTTCAAAGATCCAGTGACTCTATGCACAGGCCTAACCTATGACAGGTCGAGCATTCAAAAATGGCTGGCTGCTGGTAATCTGACATGTCCTGTCACAATGCAGAAGCTTGATGATCCAATCACCATGGTTCCCAATCACACTCTTCGCCATTTGATCACACAGTGGCTGCAAATGGGTACTCAAACTCAAAACTCGAATCTTTCTGATAATCATTGCCACTTGGACACCACAGCTATCGATTCTTTAGCTTCACTCAAGCACATACTCGAGTCTAATGAGTTTGCTTTCGAGATGAAGGTTAAAGCTCTTGAAAAGATATCATTTTCAACATCCACAAATTACTTGATGCTGCAGTTAGGATACTTGCCTTTGCTACTTGAACTAGTCTTTGGACTAGTTGCAGAAGCCAGAGTATTACTCATCAGTGAAGAGTACTACTACATCAAGTTTGTCGAGCTAGCACTTTCTTGCGTTCTGATTCTGCTGCCTTTAGGGGCTGAGTTGGAGTCTCTAAATATGCTGAAACAAGAGAGTAGATTGTCATCGTTCGAAGTCTTGTTGGCGTGCGGCTCTGCATTCATTAGAATCAACTTGTGCCGCCTCATAGAGGCTGTTTCGACATCAGAGAACAGCAGAAGCACAAAAGGGTTGTGTCGTGTGCTTGGAAAGAACCGGGGGATCTTGAATCAGCTAGTTCAGCTAATTCTTCATCCGAATAACTCGAATGAGGAGGCTGCAGATGCTGCAATCAGAGCCGTatcagcattatcttcatttgAAGGGAACATAGAGTCTTTGGTCAGAAATGGCATGGTAAATGGACTAGTGACATACATTACTAGAACCGAAAAGCCCGAAAGAAACTCGGCGCCATTGGCTACGGCGATAATTGAGAGGCTTTTAGGAGTGGAGAGTGCAAGAGAGGAATTGCTTAGTAGTACAAACAACAATGGCACCAGTAGTAATGGCATTCATGCTCTTGTCAAGATGGTTTTCAGGGTATCGTGGTCCGAAGTTGATGATTATCATGAGCCCCACCGAGGGAGTGAGAGTGCCGTTGCCTCACTTTTGATTGTCTGCAATGATTCTCTTTCGGCACGAGAGGAAGCCATTACTGCCGGAGTGTTGACTCAGTTATTATTGCTTATGCAGAGCCAATGCAGCAGTAGCACCAAAGCAAAGGCAAGAATGTTGCTCAAATTGCTTAGAACTAAATGGTCTCAGGACTCGAAGCAACTAATCTCAATGGTCTAG
- the LOC126802753 gene encoding uncharacterized protein LOC126802753, giving the protein MIVQNDMVSVNETFASSSMLPHDETSPSHNGEDLVKLHNVDVLAIYEHRVQFHKASNTLRNLAFNDFRIEEASGFSGGIWLYWNNLRTNVTFLASNFQSIYVKISIPSKNAWMLYVVYASPTHTSRAGLWRYFESLADQFKLPTMFISDFNEFLSAADKNSRPLTGRFGGLRYWINIVALINMSFSSSCYTWSNNKVKKRLDRAFCDIDWRFSYHDAFIHHLPKIKSDHCPILMQLTSNNFVNGRVTPFKIQAMWFSHGDYSDFISSTWNSLNGDFSSEIKDLSSALSTWNKEIFGHLFHRKKKILTRIGGIQKARDKHENSFLTNLEADLIKEYETIRD; this is encoded by the exons ATGATTGTGCAAAATGATATGGTCAGTGTTAATGAGACTTTTGCTTCTAGTAGCATGTTGCCACATGATGAAACTTCGCCTTCCCATAATGGTGAAG ATCTAGTGAAACTACATAATGTTGATGTTTTAGCTATATATGAACATAGGGTTCAATTCCACAAGGCTTCTAACACTCTTAGGAACCTTGCTTTCAATGATTTCAGGATTGAGGAAGCTTCTGGTTTTTCTGGTGGTATTTGGCTTTATTGGAACAATCTCAGAACCAATGTTACTTTTCTTGCTAGCAATTTTCAATCTATTTATGTTAAGATTTCTATTCCTTCTAAAAATGCTTGGATGCTATATGTGGTTTATGCTAGTCCTACTCACACTTCTAGAGCTGGTTTGTGGAGGTACTTTGAGAGCTTGGCTGATCAGTTTAAGCTCCCTACTATGTTTATTAGTGACTTCAATGAGTTTCTTTCAGCTGCTGACAAGAATTCTAGACCTTTGACTGGGAGATTTGGTGGTTTGAGGTATTGGATTAACATAGTTGCTTTGATTAATATGAGCTTTTCTAGTTCTTGTTATACATGGAGCAACAATAAAGTTAAGAAAAGATTGGATAGGGCTTTCTGTGATATTGATTGGCGATTTTCTTACCATGATGCCTTCATCCACCACTTGCCGAAAATAAAGTCTGATCATTGTCCAATTCTTATGCAATTAACTTCTAATAATTTTGTGAATGGTAGAGTTACTCCCTTCAAAATCCAGGCTATGTGGTTTTCTCATGGTGATTACTCTGATTTTATTTCAAGCACTTGGAATTCTCTTAATGGTGACTTTTCTTCAGAAATTAAGGATTTATCTTCTGCTCTCTCTACATGGAATAAGGAGATTTTTGGTCATCTTTTTCATAGGAAGAAAAAGATTCTTACAAGGATTGGAGGTATTCAGAAGGCAAGAGATAAGCATGAGAACTCTTTCTTAACTAACCTTGAGGCTGATCTTATTAAGGAGTATGAAACCATTAGGGACTAA